The proteins below are encoded in one region of Plutella xylostella chromosome 13, ilPluXylo3.1, whole genome shotgun sequence:
- the LOC105389509 gene encoding uncharacterized protein LOC105389509: MDDSTDSIIELLKQKFRAKCRFRALVRYAISNLYWLKEGVPILKAVSAATSEQYVEPVKKSKLAKKINFTDKVLLNKPAEDRTIEENRYLNRLIGNLKCFRRYPNYVKRQLSAVTYFKYYGPKRTIIREGQEPMATYFIISGEVNVYRRVWDGLLEVYELEKITTLSAGDMFGEVALLYNIARTATCVTVGHCELLVMHAEDFMTVLKDSLQIQWDNVRLAMSAFTYFQRYDEPSIREGCISAKLLCFKPGDTIYGDGKGFKTYAYFVISGRCQMIESLRIGKMKIDGQTVYGLYDNVSEPEVEPKEQEINFDKYFQRYEGKLAKSSESSSSADSTKNSQPDFVKKYNKYVHKEDEELICLRSPHISYEKLLKTSFRVSVLPEDLHREPRDMKTYFMQVCQFTTGASFGFGESIRDRRIVALTETRCLLLPLVYLYQRNTAGIWTRIRHYLDRKIPNKEKLFDDFFLEVEWSEFKEPIIEDIVARRSAVNHTTIHDVPYAIRMEELVEF; this comes from the exons Atg gATGATTCAACTGATTCAATCATAGAACTTCTGAAACAGAAGTTTCGGGCAAAATGTAGATTTCGAGCCTTAGTGAGATATGCCATTTCCAACCTCTACTGGCTGAAAGAAGGCGTGCCGATACTTAAAGCTGTTAGTGCAGCTACAAGTGAGCAATATGTTGAGCCTGTTAAAAAGTCAAAACTGGCCAAGAAAATTAACTTCACG GATAAAGTATTGTTGAATAAGCCAGCTGAAGATCGAACAATAGAAGAAAATAGGTACTTGAACCGATTAATTGGGAATTTAAAATGCTTTCGGCGTTACCCTAAT TACGTAAAGAGACAACTATCAGCCGTAACATATTTCAAATACTACGGTCCCAAAAGGACTATAATCCGGGAAGGTCAGGAACCAATGGCTACCTACTTCATCATCAGCGGTGAAGTGAATGTCTATAGGCGAGTATGGGATGGCCTGCTTGAAGTGTATGAGTTGGAGAAAATCACAACATTGTCGGCGGGAGATATGTTCGGAGAAGTGGCTTTGTTGTACAATATTGCCAGGACGGCTACTTGCGTTACAGTTg GACACTGTGAACTACTGGTTATGCACGCTGAAGACTTCATGACGGTTTTGAAAGACTCACTCCAAATTCAATGGGATAATGTCAGACTGGCCATGTCAGCATTCACATATTTTCAGCGCTATGATGAA CCTTCAATACGAGAAGGTTGTATCTCGGCAAAGCTACTCTGCTTCAAGCCGGGAGATACTATATACGGAGACGGCAAGGGATTCAAGACTTACGCCTACTTCGTCATCTCTGGACGATGTCAGATGATAGAGTCCCTACGGATTGGAAAGATGAAGATTGACGGCCAAACTGTGTATGGACTGTATGATAATGTT TCTGAACCTGAAGTTGAACCGAAAGAGCAAGAAATAAATTTCGACAAATATTTCCAACGCTACGAGGGAAAACTTGCAAAGAGTTCTGAATCGTCTTCATCTGCCGACTCTACTAAAAACAGCCAGCCTGATTTTGTGAagaagtataataaatatgttcaCAAGGAAGACGAGGAACTCATATGTTTGAGAAGTCCACACATTAGCTATGAAAAGCTGCTGAAAACTTCGTTTCG CGTGAGTGTTCTTCCCGAAGACCTGCACCGTGAACCCAGAGACATGAAGACATATTTCAtgcag GTGTGTCAGTTCACCACCGGCGCTAGTTTCGGCTTCGGTGAGAGCATACGGGACCGGCGCATCGTGGCGCTGACCGAGACGCGCTGCCTGCTGCTGCCACTCGTCTACTTATACCAGAGAAATACTGCTGGCATATGGACCAGGATCCGACATTACTTGGATAGGAAG ATACCTAACAAGGAGAAGTTGTTCGATGATTTCTTCTTAGAAGTGGAATGGAGTGAGTTTAAAGAGCCTATAATAGAGGACATTGTGGCTCGCAGGTCTGCCGTGAACCACACCACCATACACGATGTTCCTTACGCTATTAGGATGGAGGAACTAGTTGAATTTTAA
- the LOC105391233 gene encoding uncharacterized protein LOC105391233 → MSGFADLVKYNEIDVNHKTKRNPKFRFRAAVRYVIANQYWLVEMLAAYVRPSDVGLRVRQAVNPTNKDLTFKDKILLNKRTTDRTEDEKRHLYRLFGGLKCFRRYPDEVKSRLAGSLYYKYYGPGRVVVRQGHDAHALYFIIAGDVIVSQLLWDDLVKEEESVTLGVMQPGDIFAEVALLHDIGRSATCTTAGHCELLVLLKEDFKMNLQATVQRLWDRAERAMSQFTYFNHLSVIELREGVIVAKMKSFEEDDIIMGDGTELTHFVYFVLSGTCQIVESMKVYVTKNNREEVYCLHDRCSISTTTSELDFEINHFRAYENKLRLLSMISGAHISSFVKQGLFGEDDDSYFQERSSNDDSLNFIPENLETVFMQVGTLSPGACFNLGENTRDRFIIALERVTCLLLPRLWLEQRDPTSNWPRVRRYLDRNIPSKQELFQTFLTQQKCKKNTKQMIERVVSRSPNKYSNTRHNVPFSTRLMKRSNVF, encoded by the exons atgtCTGGGTTTGCTGATTTAGttaaatacaatgaaataGACGTGAATCATAAG ACAAAAAGAAATCCGAAGTTTCGATTTCGCGCTGCCGTTCGCTATGTGATAGCCAACCAGTACTGGCTGGTGGAGATGTTGGCAGCCTACGTGAGGCCCAGCGACGTCGGCTTGAGGGTGCGCCAAGCTGTCAACCCCACTAACAAGGATTTGACATTCAAG gataaaatattgttgaatAAACGAACAACAGACAGGACGGAAGATGAAAAGCGACATCTGTATCGCCTATTTGGCGGATTAAAATGTTTCAGGCGCTATCCAGAt GAAGTAAAAAGCCGATTAGCCGGCTCACTCTACTACAAATACTACGGCCCCGGGCGCGTGGTGGTCCGTCAAGGGCACGACGCGCATGCGCTCTACTTCATCATCGCCGGTGACGTCATTGTCAGCCAACTACTCTGGGACGACCTGGTCAAAGAAGAAGAATCTGTCACACTCGGCGTCATGCAACCGGGAGATATATTTGCAGAAGTGGCTTTGTTGCATGATATTGGAAGGAGTGCTACTTGTACTACTGCTG ggCACTGTGAGCTTTTAGTGCTTTTGAAAGAAGACTTCAAAATGAATCTGCAAGCTACTGTGCAGCGGCTGTGGGACAGGGCAGAGCGCGCCATGTCGCAATTTACTTATTTCAACCATCTATCtgta ATAGAATTGCGCGAAGGAGTCATAGTTGCCAAAATGAAATCCTTTGAAGAAGACGATATTATAATGGGAGACGGAACTGAATTAACTCACTTTGTCTACTTTGTACTTTCGGGAACTTGTCAGATTGTCGAGTCTATGAAAGTGTACGTGACGAAGAATAATCGGGAGGAAGTGTATTGTCTTCACGATCGATGTTCT ATTTCGACGACCACGAGTGAGCTcgattttgaaataaatcattttcGTGCCTACGAAAATAAACTTAGACTTTTGTCGATGATAAGCGGGGCTCATATTTCGTCTTTTGTGAAGCAAGGATTGTTTGGTGAAGACGACGACTCTTACTTTCAAGAAAG GTCCTCAAATGACGACAGTTTAAATTTCATTCCTGAAAATTTAGAAACTGTTTTTATGCAG GTAGGAACGTTGTCACCTGGAGCTTGTTTCAACCTCGGGGAGAATACCCGGGACCGGTTCATCATTGCTCTGGAGCGAGTGACGTGTCTGCTGCTGCCCCGGCTCTGGCTGGAACAGAGGGACCCCACCAGCAACTGGCCCCGAGTGCGGAGATACCTTGATAGGAAT ATACCATCAAAACAGGAACTATTTCAAACCTTCCTTACACAacagaaatgtaaaaaaaatacgaagcAAATGATTGAAAGAGTGGTTTCCCGATCACCAAATAAATACAGCAATACTAGACACAATGTTCCTTTCTCTACAAGGTTGATGAAGCGATCGAATGTTTTCTGA
- the LOC105391219 gene encoding potassium channel KAT3, which yields MEGPPKPRRSVLQTKKELEYEESLLRKFRVRCRFRAISRLAAANAYWLAEDGAAGNRRLTVHQAIQGVKPSTLKTLTLSDKALLNIPAADRTKTEKDYLCRILGNLKCFKRYPDYVKRKLAAVTYFKYYSPNRVIIREGHQAQALYFIASGEVTVTQTTLDGVLQQNYEAEVNCLGPGDMFGEASLIHNIPMETTCTTKGDCEFLVLLRPDFKEILHATLQDHWNVVEKAMLSFTYFQDLDEVNLREGCIVAKLKMYDTDETIYGDGVGFANFVYFVISGRCQMIETLDVCVRKYQGREYYSLYDPPESISKHDLDNQTDAGEVVHLEAKPEESKESLEIPVSKISKVSIKINESHISEPEDIIEENDHAIYSELKMKRKSSAMLPSNHSVRFEHSSIEEKEKPKNLRKYFMQVCQMTTGASFGLGENMRDRRIVALTPVSCLMLPVFWLLQNNRANIWTRIQHHLEKKIPNKRKVFKEFVQEILWVRHREQTVEDVVSRTSHENHTTIHDVPYYIRMEEGINL from the exons ATGGAAGGTCCACCTAAGCCCCGGCGTTCTGTATTACAAACGAAGAAAGAATTA GAATATGAAGAGTCTCTCCTGCGCAAGTTCCGTGTGCGATGTCGGTTCAGAGCCATCTCTCGGCTGGCCGCTGCCAACGCGTACTGGTTGGCGGAGGACGGCGCCGCAGGCAACAGGAGGCTGACGGTCCACCAAGCGATCCAGGGAGTCAAACCGTCAACGCTGAAGACACTGACTTTATCG GATAAAGCATTATTGAACATACCCGCAGCTGATAGAACGAAGACTGAAAAAGATTATCTATGCAGAATTCTTGGaaacttaaaatgttttaaaaggtATCCAGAT TATGTGAAAAGAAAGTTAGCGGCTGTGACTTATTTCAAATACTACAGTCCGAACCGAGTAATCATACGGGAAGGTCACCAAGCGCAGGCCCTATACTTCATAGCTTCTGGAGAAGTCACCGTGACGCAGACTACCTTGGACGGAGTGTTGCAGCAGAACTATGAGGCAGAAGTCAACTGTTTAGGCCCTGGAGACATGTTCGGGGAAGCTTCTCTTATTCACAATATACCAATGGAAACGACGTGTACCACAAAAG GTGATTGTGAGTTTCTTGTTTTGCTGCGACCAGACTTTAAGGAGATTTTGCACGCCACTTTGCAAGACCACTGGAATGTTGTAGAAAAAGCAATGTTATCCTTCACTTATTTTCAAGATCTTGATGAG GTGAATCTGCGAGAGGGGTGCATTGTAGCGAAACTGAAAATGTATGACACTGACGAAACAATTTATGGCGATGGAGTTGGTTTCGCTAATTTCGTATATTTTGTCATCTCTGGACGTTGTCAGATGATCGAAACTCTGGATGTCTGCGTGAGAAAATATCAGGGACGGGAATACTATTCTCTCTATGATCCACCG GAATCAATCAGTAAGCACGACTTGGACAACCAAACCGACGCTGGTGAAGTAGTTCATCTTGAAGCGAAACCCGAGGAATCTAAGGAATCACTTGAAATACCAGTCAGCAAAATATCAAaagtttcaattaaaataaacgaGAGTCATATTTCTGAGCCAGAAGATATTATTGAAGAAAATGATCATGCTATATATTCagaattaaaaatgaaaagaaaatcATCAGCAATGCTACCTTCTAATCATTCCGTGAG GTTCGAACATAGCTCAATTGAAGAGAaagaaaaaccaaaaaatctTCGCAAATATTTCATGCAG GTATGCCAAATGACAACAGGAGCGAGTTTCGGTCTTGGTGAGAACATGCGGGATCGCCGGATAGTGGCGCTCACCCCTGTGTCCTGTCTCATGCTGCCTGTGTTTTGGCTGCTGCAGAACAATAGAGCCAACATTTGGACTAGAATTCAACATCATCTGGAGAAAAAA ATTCCAAACAAGAGGAAGGTTTTTAAAGAATTCGTGCAAGAAATCCTATGGGTGCGTCATCGAGAACAAACTGTGGAAGACGTGGTCTCCCGCACCAGCCACGAGAATCACACCACCATACACGATGTGCCGTACTATATACGAATGGAAGAGGGCATTAAtctttag
- the LOC105389507 gene encoding protein phosphatase 2C and cyclic nucleotide-binding/kinase domain-containing protein, giving the protein MLTKAQKEQDAMLRAFRAKCRFRALVRQARANSYWLMECEDSYDGVDDVKRRVEQAVRAVRAVKTKKHRLTITDKVLLCKPAEERTVAEQQYLNRIIGGLKCFKRYPDEVKKKLAAVTYFKYYGPGRVIVRQHQEAHALYFIVTGDVTVSLVSWDELLKAPQSTDVGTMHPGDMFGEVSLLHNIPRTATCTTVGHCELLVLMKEDFKNVLQESVQKQWDSVKKAMSQFTYFDGLDEVARREGCIMAKMKTFQPNDVILGDGIGMTNFVYFVLSGHCEMIESLQISAVKYRDSVRYSLYDPYIPTQESDQDFEAKYFSAYKNKEAVSQETESESSTNVSSLSAPLQVTPTRLSSSHNPDSKLVRQSSKISDDADKNTIDRADPESTDDATKGVPPNLRTYFMKVCEMSAGATFGFGESMRDRRVVAAARVACMLLPKVWLLQKNTTNIWTRVQRYLERKIPTKRQLFNEFVSARRWQKYREQVVSEVTSRTNTINFTSIHDVPYYVRMAEMTDSCV; this is encoded by the exons ATGCTTACCAAGGCACAGAAG GAGCAAGACGCCATGTTGCGTGCATTTCGTGCCAAGTGCCGCTTCCGGGCGCTGGTGCGACAGGCCCGGGCCAACTCCTACTGGCTCATGGAGTGTGAAGACAGCTACGACGGAGTCGACGACGTGAAGCGAAGAGTGGAGCAGGCGGTGCGAGCTGTGCGGGCTGTGAAGACGAAGAAGCATCGGCTGACCATAACT GACAAAGTATTACTCTGCAAACCAGCTGAAGAGAGAACGGTGGCAGAGCAACAATATTTGAACAGAATCATTGGCGGACTAAAATGCTTCAAGCGGTATCCAGAT GAGGTGAAAAAGAAGCTCGCAGCAGTGACCTACTTCAAATACTACGGCCCCGGGCGGGTCATAGTCCGACAACACCAAGAGGCGCACGCACTCTACTTCATCGTGACTGGTGACGTCACAGTGAGTCTGGTGTCATGGGATGAGCTGCTGAAGGCACCTCAGTCCACAGATGTGGGCACTATGCACCCTGGAGACATGTTTGGGGAAGTGTCGTTGCTGCATAACATTCCTAGGACTGCTACGTGCACTACTGTAG GTCATTGTGAACTGTTGGTGTTGATGAAGGAAGACTTCAAAAATGTTCTGCAGGAATCTGTGCAGAAGCAATGGGACAGTGTTAAAAAGGCGATGTCCCAGTTTACTTACTTTGATGGACTGGATGAG GTAGCGAGACGCGAGGGCTGTATCATGGCGAAGATGAAGACTTTTCAACCCAACGATGTAATTCTCGGCGATGGGATCGGCATGACTAACTTCGTGTACTTTGTGCTCTCGGGACATTGCGAGATGATCGAGTCTTTGCAGATATCCGCAGTGAAATATCGGGATTCTGTCAGATATTCATTGTACGATCCTTAC ATACCAACGCAAGAAAGTGATCAAGATTTTGAAGCCAAATATTTTTCAGCGTATAAAAACAAGGAAGCCGTCTCTCAGGAAACTGAAAGTGAAAGTTCTACGAATGTTTCAAGTTTAAGTGCGCCTTTACAAGTGACGCCCACTCGTCTCTCGTCGAGCCACAATCCGGATAGTAAATTAGTTCGTCAGAGCAGTAAAATAAGTGATGACGCTGATAAAAATACGATAGACAG GGCGGACCCTGAAAGCACTGATGATGCTACGAAAGGCGTCCCGCCTAATCTCCGAACTTACTTTATGAAG GTTTGCGAGATGAGTGCCGGAGCCACATTCGGGTTCGGCGAGAGCATGCGCGACCGCCGCGTGGTGGCCGCCGCGCGCGTCGCCTGCATGCTGCTGCCCAAGGTGTGGCTGCTGCAGAAGAACACCACTAATATCTGGACGAGAGTGCAGCGTTACCTGGAACGGAAG ATACCAACAAAGAGGCAACTCTTCAACGAGTTCGTGTCAGCGCGGCGGTGGCAGAAATACCGGGAGCAGGTGGTCAGTGAAGTCACCAGTCGCACCAACACCATCAACTTTACCTCCATACACGACGTGCCTTACTACGTGAGGATGGCCGAAATGACTGATTCGTGTGTTTAG